Proteins co-encoded in one Maylandia zebra isolate NMK-2024a linkage group LG16, Mzebra_GT3a, whole genome shotgun sequence genomic window:
- the nr0b1 gene encoding nuclear receptor subfamily 0 group B member 1 gives MATLEGCRCRGASGRKNSSSSSSSSILYSILKSDDRLVTAEEQQQHPQQHTLQHLFQKPPSSASASLQEVRQQACSCGSSRRRGVLRSPQVTCKAASAVLVKTLRFVKNVPCFRELPEDDQLVLIRSGWAPLLVLGLAQDRVDFETTETVEPSMLQRILTGCPDRQSEAVGGQNRGAPGVSVVDIEAIKAFLKKCWSVDISTKEYAYLKGAVLFNPDLEGLRCLHYIQSLRREAHQALNEHVRLIHREDTTRFAKLLIALSMLRAISPPVVAQLFFRPVIGTVNIEEVLMEMFYGK, from the exons ATGGCCACGCTGGAGGGCTGCCGCTGTCGGGGTGCCAGCGGCcgaaaaaacagcagcagcagcagcagcagcagcattctCTACAGCATTCTAAAGAGTGATGACCGCCTGGTGACCGCCGAGGAGCAACAGCAGCATCCCCAACAGCACACGCTGCAGCACTTGTTCCAGAAGCCCCCCTCTTCCGCTTCTGCCTCTTTGCAGGAGGTCCGACAGCAGGCTTGCTCTTGCGGCTCGTCTCGGCGCCGGGGCGTCCTCCGCTCCCCGCAGGTGACCTGCAAAGCGGCGTCCGCGGTCCTGGTGAAGACGCTGCGCTTCGTGAAAAACGTCCCCTGTTTTCGCGAGCTGCCCGAGGACGACCAGCTCGTGCTGATCCGGAGCGGCTGGGCGCCTCTGCTCGTGCTGGGACTCGCACAAGACCGGGTGGACTTTGAGACCACGGAGACCGTGGAGCCGAGCATGCTGCAGCGCATCCTCACGGGCTGTCCGGACAGGCAGAGCGAGGCTGTGGGCGGCCAGAACAGGGGGGCACCCGGCGTCTCTGTTGTGGACATCGAAGCGATCAAAGCCTTCCTAAAGAAGTGCTGGAGTGTAGATATAAGCACGAAGGAATATGCGTACCTGAAGGGAGCCGTGCTCTTCAACCCAG ATCTGGAGGGTTTGCGCTGTCTGCACTACATCCAGTCGCTGCGTCGAGAGGCGCACCAGGCTCTAAACGAGCACGTCAGGCTGATCCATCGCGAGGATACGACGCGGTTCGCCAAGCTGCTCATAGCTCTGTCCATGCTGAGGGCCATCAGCCCGCCAGTGGTCGCTCAGCTCTTCTTCAGACCCGTCATAGGGACTGTCAACATCGAAGAGGTCCTCATGGAGATGTTCTACGGGAAGTAG